The Candidatus Neomarinimicrobiota bacterium nucleotide sequence CAACGGATAATCTTTGATTATCTGTTGATACACGGAGAATTTATGCCCCGCCTGAAGAGGGTTTTTGCCCTCTGCGTCTGTCTTGAAAAAATCGCAAATCAAGAGATGACCGTTTTCGCTCATTAAATTGAGTGACTTATCGAGCGCCTTATTCATATCGATATATTGAAAACTCTCGCTGAAAAGAATGAGGTCATATTTTTCATCTGTCTCCAAATCCTCAAATTTGGAGCGGTACAGAGTGAATTTACCGTTTAATTTTTCTTCTAATCTCTCAGAGAGGAATCTGCTGGGCGAAACACAATCAACTGCGTAATCTTTCTTCAGCAATTTCTCAGCCAGGCTACCCGCTCCGGCTCCCACATCGAGAATGGATTTTGTGCCATCGGGTATATTCGAGATTATCAGTTCGGAGTGGTTGGCTTGAGCTTGCCCCATATTTGAAAATTGTACTTCAAGA carries:
- a CDS encoding methyltransferase: MGKHDKVDSREVGLEIGLLMSRFFQNCDDLHYGYWPNGLEVQFSNMGQAQANHSELIISNIPDGTKSILDVGAGAGSLAEKLLKKDYAVDCVSPSRFLSERLEEKLNGKFTLYRSKFEDLETDEKYDLILFSESFQYIDMNKALDKSLNLMSENGHLLICDFFKTDAEGKNPLQAGHKFSVYQQIIKDYPLEQLTEIDITADTAPTIQLLDDFLTNLALPVSELCSKYLNGKHPRLMKILNWKLGKSIDKIESRYFKGQMNVEAYLKYETYRLFLYKS